Below is a genomic region from Pseudanabaena sp. BC1403.
TTGGAAATGTATTGGATATTTCTAGAATTGCAAAGAGACTCAATAGCTGCTCCATACCACTTCCTAGACCAAGCGCGAGGACTTAGTCTCACATCAATCACACAAGTGACGTTAAATTCTTTTAAGTAATCAATAAAAACATCATAATTTTTTCGGTTTCCATAGCCGAAAGTCAGTATAAGTTTTTTTTCGGAAGTTGCTAAATTAGACATGTTATAAATCAAATAAACTTAAAGTCTGAGAATAACTATTTTGGGACATTTTGGGAGGATAAAAGATTCCTATAATCATGAAAACTTTACAGTGGTTTTTGAGATTACCTAGAATAAAATAGAGATCTTTTTTAGATAAAAACTCATCTTCTAGTTTTTGCTTGACTTTAAATATAGCTTCTTTTTCGCGTTCCTCTAATGAGGCAGATTTAGATCTGTTGCGACATCCTCTATAAAGTTGACATATTTCCCAATCGCTGATTGTGTAGGAATGTCTTGCCCCGTCAGCTTCAGTAAATTTATACCCAAACTGATAGGGGATTTTTTCCAAGTCTATGGATGCTTCAAACAAGTCCCCTTGATCTTGGATGGCTTTTTGTTTTGGACTCCATTCACGGTCAGATGCCTTGAGAAAATATTTCTCTATACTTTTAGGCTTAATAATCCCCAAAGATCTACCTTTTGACTGCATTTCGGCAACAGAATCAAATTGTAGGGGAAGAATTAGAGATTTACGTTCTTCCCAGTTGTTTTTAGTTCCTATTTCTCTAATTACACGTATAGA
It encodes:
- a CDS encoding DUF488 domain-containing protein, whose protein sequence is MSNLATSEKKLILTFGYGNRKNYDVFIDYLKEFNVTCVIDVRLSPRAWSRKWYGAAIESLCNSRNIQYISKTSLGNLSGCERWIPPEKTEAEQTLSEVAEIVESGNVLILCAEMDSSRCHRTEVASKLNSLTNILVKHLK